Proteins encoded in a region of the Streptomyces sp. NBC_01298 genome:
- a CDS encoding lipid II:glycine glycyltransferase FemX encodes MCALLVTPTQQHQTRSRDRELTVRSLSVPEYQSFLSRHGRASFLQYPSWGSVKDLWRSERVGWHYPGGEIEGAGLVLYRQFPGTRKYFAYLPEGPVADWADPDIDRWLTPLKNHLKASGAFAVRIGPTPAYRRWDAAAAKAGTGPGRQISDVLATEVDPVGAALADRLRTRGWKRCGGEDDGDAQPRHVFRVPLAGRTLDDLWSGLNQEWRRNVRKATKAGVETVIGGAAELPEFYRLLRLTEERDGFRLGRSLAYYQQQYEVLNAEEPGRMRLYLGVHQGEILAAHTMIVAGSRVWYQTGASADHRREVRPSNALQWRMMCDAHALGADEYDMRGVPSTLDPETRSFGLLRWKLGTGGQVVETLGEWETSMDGCANTALYKAFQAYMARR; translated from the coding sequence GTGTGTGCACTGCTCGTGACCCCCACTCAGCAGCACCAGACCCGAAGCCGGGACAGGGAGCTCACCGTGCGCTCGCTGTCCGTTCCGGAATACCAGTCATTCCTTTCCCGGCACGGTCGGGCCAGCTTTCTCCAATACCCTTCCTGGGGCAGCGTAAAGGACCTTTGGCGATCGGAAAGGGTCGGATGGCACTACCCCGGCGGTGAAATAGAGGGGGCCGGACTCGTGCTCTACCGTCAATTCCCCGGCACCCGCAAATACTTCGCCTACCTCCCCGAAGGACCCGTCGCGGACTGGGCCGACCCCGACATCGACCGCTGGCTGACCCCCCTCAAGAACCACCTCAAGGCCTCCGGCGCCTTCGCCGTCCGCATCGGCCCGACCCCCGCCTACCGCCGCTGGGACGCGGCCGCCGCCAAGGCCGGCACCGGCCCGGGCCGGCAGATCTCCGACGTGCTCGCCACCGAGGTCGACCCGGTCGGCGCCGCCCTCGCCGACCGGCTGCGCACCCGCGGCTGGAAGCGCTGCGGCGGCGAGGACGACGGCGACGCCCAGCCCCGCCACGTCTTCCGCGTCCCGCTCGCCGGGCGCACCCTCGACGACCTGTGGTCGGGCCTGAACCAGGAGTGGCGGCGCAATGTGCGCAAGGCCACGAAGGCGGGCGTCGAGACGGTCATCGGCGGCGCCGCCGAGCTGCCCGAGTTCTACCGGCTGTTGCGCCTCACCGAGGAGCGCGACGGCTTCCGCCTCGGCCGCTCGCTCGCGTACTACCAGCAGCAGTACGAGGTCCTCAACGCCGAGGAACCCGGCCGCATGCGCCTCTACCTGGGCGTTCACCAGGGGGAGATCCTCGCCGCGCACACCATGATCGTGGCCGGCAGCCGGGTCTGGTACCAGACCGGCGCCTCCGCGGACCACCGCCGCGAGGTCCGCCCCAGCAACGCCCTGCAGTGGCGCATGATGTGTGACGCACATGCCCTCGGAGCGGACGAATACGACATGCGCGGGGTACCCTCCACCCTCGACCCCGAGACACGTTCCTTCGGGCTGCTGCGCTGGAAGCTCGGCACCGGCGGGCAGGTCGTCGAAACCCTCGGCGAGTGGGAGACCTCCATGGACGGATGCGCCAACACGGCCCTCTACAAGGCGTTCCAGGCGTACATGGCCCGCCGGTGA
- the murJ gene encoding murein biosynthesis integral membrane protein MurJ yields MRQHGPLQGVPGVHGPPVTLADPRAAGVPAAQDTGTERSGTEHTGTEHTGTGPAPENGTDSAAPKKTSVLRSGALMAAGSIVSRATGFVRSAVIGAALGTTLLGDGYAVANTVPNILYILLIGGALNAVFVPELVRAAKEHADGGAAYTDRLLTACTAALVVLTAAAVLAAPLIVSAYTGYSGAQGSTTVALARYCLPQILFYGLFTLLGQVLNARGRFGAMMWTPVLNNLVVIAVFALFLTVSHSSSGTLSASDTRLLGIGTTAGIVVQALGLIPSLRAARFRWRPRFDWRGSGLARPLRNAGWLVMLVLTNQIAYWVVTRLSTTTGRHAVAEGVAGGAGYLAYSNAYLLWMVPQGIVTVSLVTALMPRMSAAATDGDLAAVRKDVSYALRSTAALIVPAAALYAALAPWVIGAVFEHGNTGASDAAVMAGMLIAFAPGLIAYSAQYVLSRGFYALSDTRTPFFLNLTIAALNAGLSAAAYLLLPPRWAVTGMAAAGSVAFGVGAAVTAYVLSRRLGPRAGTRTERRSTAARTHLRLVAACAPAAVAGYAAARSADRFADLPGMLGNITGAAAGTVVIVLVVVLLARPLRIMEITDLLASVRRRTGR; encoded by the coding sequence ATGCGCCAACACGGCCCTCTACAAGGCGTTCCAGGCGTACATGGCCCGCCGGTGACCCTCGCAGACCCCAGAGCGGCCGGTGTCCCGGCCGCGCAGGACACCGGCACCGAGCGCAGCGGCACCGAGCACACCGGCACCGAGCACACCGGCACCGGACCGGCGCCGGAGAACGGCACCGACAGCGCGGCACCGAAGAAGACCTCGGTGCTGCGCAGCGGCGCGCTCATGGCCGCGGGCTCGATCGTCTCGCGGGCCACCGGCTTCGTCCGCTCCGCCGTGATCGGCGCCGCCCTCGGCACCACGCTGCTCGGCGACGGCTACGCGGTCGCCAACACCGTCCCCAACATCCTGTACATCCTGCTCATCGGCGGCGCCCTCAACGCCGTCTTCGTGCCCGAGCTGGTCCGCGCCGCCAAGGAGCACGCCGACGGCGGCGCCGCCTACACCGACCGGCTGCTCACCGCCTGCACGGCCGCGCTGGTGGTCCTCACCGCCGCCGCCGTCCTGGCCGCCCCGCTGATCGTCTCGGCGTACACCGGCTACAGCGGCGCCCAGGGGTCCACCACCGTGGCCCTGGCCCGGTACTGCCTGCCGCAGATCCTGTTCTACGGGCTGTTCACGCTGCTCGGGCAAGTGCTCAACGCCCGCGGCCGGTTCGGCGCCATGATGTGGACCCCGGTCCTCAACAACCTCGTCGTCATCGCCGTCTTCGCGCTCTTCCTGACCGTCTCGCACAGCTCGAGCGGGACGCTGAGCGCCTCCGACACCCGGCTGCTGGGCATCGGCACCACCGCGGGCATCGTCGTCCAGGCCCTCGGCCTGATCCCCTCGCTGCGGGCCGCCCGCTTCCGCTGGCGCCCCCGCTTCGACTGGCGCGGCAGCGGACTGGCCCGCCCGCTGCGCAACGCGGGCTGGCTCGTCATGCTCGTGCTGACCAACCAGATCGCGTACTGGGTCGTGACCCGGCTCTCCACCACCACCGGCCGGCACGCCGTCGCCGAGGGCGTCGCGGGCGGCGCCGGCTACCTCGCCTACAGCAACGCCTACCTGCTGTGGATGGTCCCGCAGGGCATCGTCACCGTCTCCCTGGTCACCGCCCTCATGCCCCGGATGAGCGCCGCCGCCACCGACGGCGACCTCGCGGCCGTGCGCAAGGACGTCTCCTACGCGCTGCGCTCCACCGCGGCCCTGATCGTCCCCGCCGCCGCGCTCTACGCCGCCCTCGCCCCCTGGGTGATCGGCGCCGTGTTCGAGCACGGCAACACCGGCGCCTCCGACGCGGCCGTCATGGCCGGGATGCTCATCGCCTTCGCGCCGGGCCTCATCGCCTACTCCGCGCAGTACGTGCTCTCCCGCGGCTTCTACGCCCTCTCCGACACCCGGACCCCCTTCTTCCTCAACCTCACCATCGCCGCCCTCAACGCCGGGCTCTCGGCCGCCGCGTACCTGTTGCTGCCGCCGCGCTGGGCGGTCACGGGCATGGCCGCGGCCGGCTCGGTCGCCTTCGGCGTGGGCGCGGCCGTCACCGCGTACGTCCTGTCCCGGCGGCTCGGGCCGCGCGCGGGGACCCGTACGGAACGCCGGAGCACGGCGGCACGGACCCACCTGCGGCTCGTCGCCGCCTGCGCCCCGGCGGCCGTCGCCGGGTACGCGGCCGCGCGCTCGGCCGACCGGTTCGCGGACCTCCCCGGGATGCTCGGGAACATCACCGGGGCCGCGGCGGGAACCGTGGTGATCGTCCTCGTCGTCGTACTCCTTGCCCGCCCCCTGCGGATCATGGAGATCACCGACCTGCTGGCCTCCGTGCGGCGCAGAACCGGTCGCTGA
- a CDS encoding response regulator transcription factor, translating into MPRVLLIEDDPSIREGVGLGLRRRGHDVSAAETGEAGLELMASFHPELVLLDLMLPGINGVQVCRRIRETSQVPIIMLTARGDDFDIVVGLEAGADDYIVKPARTEVIEARIKAVLRRLTEPAGGRPDVEFHGELAVDRAGLTVARNGERLPLAPSEIKLLLHLSASPEQVFSRQQLLEYVWEHSYHADARLVDACVRRLRHKIEDPDGAPRYIQTVRGFGYRFGPL; encoded by the coding sequence ATGCCACGCGTACTGCTGATCGAGGACGACCCTTCCATCAGGGAGGGCGTGGGTCTCGGCCTGCGCCGCCGAGGGCACGACGTGAGCGCCGCGGAGACCGGCGAGGCCGGACTCGAGCTGATGGCGAGCTTCCACCCCGAGCTCGTCCTGCTCGACCTCATGCTGCCCGGCATCAACGGCGTCCAGGTCTGCCGCCGGATCCGCGAGACCAGCCAGGTCCCGATCATCATGCTCACCGCGCGCGGGGACGACTTCGACATAGTCGTCGGCCTGGAGGCCGGCGCCGACGACTACATCGTCAAACCCGCCCGCACCGAGGTCATCGAGGCCCGCATCAAGGCCGTGCTGCGCCGCCTCACCGAGCCCGCGGGCGGCCGCCCCGACGTGGAGTTCCACGGGGAGCTGGCCGTCGACCGCGCCGGGCTCACCGTCGCCAGGAACGGCGAACGCCTCCCCCTGGCCCCCAGCGAGATCAAACTCCTGCTGCACCTGTCGGCCTCGCCCGAGCAGGTCTTCTCCCGCCAGCAGCTCCTCGAATACGTCTGGGAGCACAGCTACCACGCCGACGCCCGGCTGGTGGACGCCTGCGTGCGCCGCCTGCGCCACAAGATCGAGGACCCCGACGGCGCCCCCCGCTACATACAGACCGTGCGCGGCTTCGGCTACCGCTTCGGCCCGCTGTAA